CTAATGGGTTGATTAAAGGTACAGAAAAAATGGTGCTAACTAAATAGGGTCATTGGTTAGAATCGGGGAGCGTTTGCTCCCTTTTTTTATGTAAAAGGAAATCGATTAATTTTCAAAATTTGATTTGATTAGGCTATTCTCCAAAAGTAAAAGGTTTGATATCTATTATTGACCACAGTTCTCTTGTCATACTTATTTTACCTCCAGTTTTAAGATAAAACCTTGAGCCTCTCTTACCAGCATCGATATTCGTCCAAGTATTTGAATCTGCTGTGAACTTAGCCTTTGATACTCCGAACCACTTTCCATTAAAATCTCTCATAAAGCAATTTTGATATTCAGCTTCTCTACTCTCATCGATGCTTTTCCCATTTCTTCTAAAGTCTTCTACGAACGAATATATCCCTTTCAAATTATCACCATTTGTTATTGTATCAAAAGTGACCAACTTTATCCACTCATTTTTAGTATTATCAAAAAAGTGTGCTGTATAGGCTGTTCTTTTGTCCATAATTTCTGAAGTAACAAGAAACTTGTAGGTTTCTCCAATATTCCAATCAAATTTATAAAAACTTTGTCCGCCTGTACCTTCATTTCCAAAACGACCAATAACCATATCATCATTTTTATATAGAAGTCTAACTCTGCTATTTTCTTCAACTTCATCTGGATTATCTTGTGTACCTGGATCCCAGATTGAAAAGATTATCCATTTACCATCCTCTCTTTCCTGAATACCATAATAACCATGATTAAAACCTATAACACAAAAATAAGTTCCCATTTGAGATTTTATAGGAGTGATTTCATTGTAAATAGCGTTAGATTCATTAGTTTCATAAACCAGATGAACTGATCTTGCTGCTTTAGTATGATCCACTTGAGCATTCAGTATATTCACTATAAAAACAATTATTATAATAATTCTCATCAAATCTCCAAATTTTTGTTTACTTATACATCAACAATTTTAAAGCTAATAATAACATGAAAATTATCCAAATAAAAAGAAATGAACTTAAGCTCTCTTTCGTAAGTTCAAATTAATAAATTTATTATAATTAAAAACCGAGGGAGATATGAAACTATCACTTTTTATTTCATTTTTAATGACTAGTTACCTTTTTTCTCAAAACACCATAAAGATTAATCCAGCACTTATGTTTTCAGGTGAAGATCATTACAGAATTGATTTTGTGTATGAGCGTGAATTCAGTAAAAAGTTATCATACCAAGTGGGTTTATCATATGGCGTTTATGAAGTAGAAGAACTAAACTATTACGATATATGTGAAATTGAAAAAACTGATATAGGAATTGGGATAATTGCTGATATTAGATATTATCCATTTACTGATGAAAAAGATACAAATAATGGTCTTTTTTTGGGACTTTATGGGGGGGTGAACTTCTATCAATCAAGTTTTTCAGGTAAAGAACACCCTAAAGATGAATATCATCAACAATTAGGAATTGGTATTATGAGTGGGATCAAATTTAAGTATAACCAATTTTCCATTGAACCTGCCTTTGGATTGTGTATCGCTAATGAAAAGAAAGTTTTCTATTTTAGTAATGGAGAATCAAGGGATTTAAATTTAGGTATATCACCTCTGATAAATGAGCTTATACGAGTTGAACTCTCAATAGGGTATGAATTTTAAAGTGATTTACTTTCTTATTAACGTTCAATTCTAAACTTTACATTACACTTAATCTTAATTATATTCTCATCAAATTCTAACCGGGGGAAATGATGACACCAAAAGTTATGATATTAATTACAGATGGTATAAATTGTAACGTGGAAATGGGTAGAGCATTCTATCTTGCAGGTGCAGAACCTGTAGAAATTCACCTTAACGATCTTCTTGCAAAACCTGACATGATTCATGATTATCACATACTTGCTTTTCCTGGTGGTTTTTCATATGGAGATGATATTAAATCCGGTAAAATTTTTGCCACAAAGCTATTGAACATTACTTCTGAACTTAAGAGATTTCTCGATGACAAAAAACTTATTATTGGTATCTGTAATGGTTTTCAGGTTATAACAACTTTGGGTATCACACCGTATAATAATTACGGTACTCCTGATGTTTCGTTGTACTGGAACAACTCTGCAAAATTCGAATGCAGATGGGTCGATGTTAAAATTTCTGAAAAAGTAAAATCCCCATGGCTTGAATCGATGAATGGTAAGACTATAAAAATTCAGGCAGCTCATGCAGAAGGTAGACTTTTAACTTCCACGGAAGAAGATTATAAAGCTTTGTTTACAAAAAACCTTGTAGCTTTTCAGTATGTAGATAGTAAAGGTAGAGCCACTGAAGAGTACCCTCTGAATCCTAATGGTTCGAAAGACGGAGTTGCTGGGATTGTTGATGTTACAGGACAGGTTTTAGGAATGATGCCTCACCCAGAAAGAAATATTGAGAAGTTTCACCATCCTGATTTTAGAAACCTTCCATCTGATTACACTCCAGAAGGTCTCCAGATTTTTATAAATGGTGTTAACTATATAAAATCCTTAAATTAAATACTGTAATATGGCTCCAAGAAAAGGAGCCTTAATTTTTTTAGATTGATTAAAAAAGAATGATTTTTGAAATTCTAAACCTTATTTTACTTTAAGGGGTGAATTATGAAAAAAAATCTTTTTTTGTTATCCTCAATAGCTTTAATGGTATTACTTTTTGCTTGTAGCAAACAAAACGATTTAGATTTCAAAATTGAACAAATTGATATAGATGGAGATATCTCCTATTTACCCCTTGCAGGACCTGTATCAATAAAAAAATTCATAATTGATGATGTTTCTGATTCAATATCTCCAGAGAATGGAGGGAAAGGTTTTGAAAAAATCGCTTTTGAACTTGGTTGGGATACAGAAGTATATTCAACTGTAAATGATCAAAATTTAGTTGTTAAAGGCGGAGTTTTTAGGAGAGGTTTTCCGGATTTCCCTATTACTTTAAGACCTTACGGTAAATTCTCACATACAGCTTTAAATGCTAGAATCAACGCTCTTTTGTATGATAAACTACTTAATTTTGACGATCTGAATAATAGATATTATCCATCACTGGTATCACATTGGAAAATAGACAAAAAAAACAAATGCTTTTACTTCAGATTAGATCCTGAAGCAAGATGGAGCAATGGGTTAGA
This window of the Candidatus Delongbacteria bacterium genome carries:
- a CDS encoding DUF3472 domain-containing protein produces the protein MRIIIIIVFIVNILNAQVDHTKAARSVHLVYETNESNAIYNEITPIKSQMGTYFCVIGFNHGYYGIQEREDGKWIIFSIWDPGTQDNPDEVEENSRVRLLYKNDDMVIGRFGNEGTGGQSFYKFDWNIGETYKFLVTSEIMDKRTAYTAHFFDNTKNEWIKLVTFDTITNGDNLKGIYSFVEDFRRNGKSIDESREAEYQNCFMRDFNGKWFGVSKAKFTADSNTWTNIDAGKRGSRFYLKTGGKISMTRELWSIIDIKPFTFGE
- the purQ gene encoding phosphoribosylformylglycinamidine synthase I produces the protein MTPKVMILITDGINCNVEMGRAFYLAGAEPVEIHLNDLLAKPDMIHDYHILAFPGGFSYGDDIKSGKIFATKLLNITSELKRFLDDKKLIIGICNGFQVITTLGITPYNNYGTPDVSLYWNNSAKFECRWVDVKISEKVKSPWLESMNGKTIKIQAAHAEGRLLTSTEEDYKALFTKNLVAFQYVDSKGRATEEYPLNPNGSKDGVAGIVDVTGQVLGMMPHPERNIEKFHHPDFRNLPSDYTPEGLQIFINGVNYIKSLN